The Psychromonas sp. MME1 genome window below encodes:
- the recB gene encoding exodeoxyribonuclease V subunit beta, whose product MSELTITPLNALTFPLYGQRLIEASAGTGKTYTIASLFIRLLLGHGQENSHQSPLTVDKILVVTFTDAATAELRSRIRERIVEVRLAFLQGSSDDPFIQTLIAESEELQVAIRLLRFAELQMDEAAIYTIHGFCQRMLMQNAFESGSLFEQNLLEDDSALLTQACNDFWRSHFYDLSTPLSMLIYSYWKNPSELKAQLMPFLARQDVQFIPHISNFDFRRKYLEGLTAIAMLKNAWLENVEDLFDIIDHSDVSKRSYTKKNLPAWINEVSDWAEQSSETLTLPKNLHRFSQKTLDEKTPKGAVPKHAVFTQIEALLEVDLSLQNTLLIKATYWVRDHLQKSKRAQSLLGFDDLLTRLDEALQRSANGHLAKHIKTTYPVALIDEFQDTDPVQYRIFQTIYQPESDQETADKSAGLFMIGDPKQAIYSFRGADIFTYMQARKNVTAHYSLDYNYRSTAEMIHAVNAFFEFSPSPFIYNDDIPFVAVKAPNKARTTLHINNDDDFAQTAIQFLHLVGGENTQGFKDSITIACVNEIKKILLLAQRGEAYLEDANGQKRPLRANDIAILVRTGKEAAQIRKALIDENINSVYLSLKESVYATPLAADLLRILQACLQPENERLLRSAIACKLFALNLVQIHQLQRNSQLWEEKITQFIAYRDSWNKVGVLAMLHKLFHEQGITAHLLSTAGGERELTDLLHLAELLQKNSVEYDGHFALLRWYGQQINRANGAQSEQKQRLESEKDLLQVSTLHKSKGLEYNIVFMPYVGLQPSSGECLYHDPEQHGQLFYDLNSSHAHMVLTDKEQLAEQLRLLYVGLTRSVYRCYLGIANYKKGNAKNSPLTKSALGYICLQGAKDLLAGDTDKLQALLDDLTRTSDHIATRPAPSAEEVSYQQQQPSTHLQQPPIFKGNIERNFYISSYSALSRQHSTVAQDVQSATGESVAVMDPIKSPFTFPRGAKHGSFLHYLFELINFQESDSSHLHAVIDEQLQLHLYNHAELWTPILTTWFEQILHQELLPVQGLTLSQLSAPQIKVEMQFFINMQLLHARDVNKIIQHFDPLSARAGDLQFASVQGFIKGFIDLTFEFQGKYYLLDYKSNHLGDTLQCYSQEAMELAMIEHRYDFQYQLYTLALHRLLRSRLPNYDYETHIGGVFYTFIRGMQGDNHYGVYFNKPSFALIDGLDKLFSGQTLPALIEPTLSSESLC is encoded by the coding sequence ATGAGTGAATTGACGATTACCCCATTAAATGCGCTTACTTTTCCGCTGTATGGACAACGTTTGATTGAAGCTTCTGCAGGGACTGGGAAAACCTATACCATCGCCAGTTTATTTATCCGCTTATTGCTCGGGCATGGCCAAGAGAACAGTCATCAAAGCCCTTTGACTGTTGATAAAATATTAGTGGTGACCTTTACCGATGCTGCAACGGCTGAGTTACGTTCGCGTATTAGAGAGCGTATTGTCGAGGTGCGTTTAGCGTTTTTACAGGGCAGTAGTGACGATCCATTCATTCAAACATTGATTGCAGAGAGTGAAGAGTTGCAGGTGGCGATCCGTCTCTTACGTTTTGCTGAATTACAGATGGATGAAGCGGCTATTTACACTATTCATGGTTTCTGCCAACGCATGTTGATGCAAAATGCCTTTGAATCGGGATCTCTTTTTGAGCAAAATCTATTAGAAGACGATAGCGCGCTATTGACGCAAGCCTGTAATGACTTTTGGCGTAGCCATTTTTATGATCTATCAACGCCGTTAAGTATGCTTATTTACAGCTATTGGAAAAATCCTTCAGAATTAAAAGCACAATTAATGCCTTTTTTAGCACGTCAAGATGTGCAGTTTATACCGCATATTAGCAATTTTGATTTTAGAAGGAAGTATCTTGAAGGGCTGACTGCAATTGCAATGCTAAAAAATGCTTGGCTAGAAAATGTAGAGGATCTATTTGATATTATTGACCATTCCGATGTCTCCAAGCGTAGCTATACCAAGAAAAATTTACCCGCATGGATAAATGAAGTGAGCGATTGGGCAGAGCAATCGAGTGAAACGTTAACCTTACCTAAAAACTTACATCGATTTTCCCAGAAAACCCTTGATGAAAAAACGCCCAAAGGAGCTGTGCCTAAACACGCCGTCTTTACGCAAATAGAAGCGTTGCTTGAGGTTGACCTCTCCTTACAAAATACCTTACTGATCAAAGCGACATATTGGGTGCGAGACCATCTGCAAAAAAGTAAACGTGCGCAAAGTTTACTTGGCTTTGATGATCTACTAACACGCTTAGATGAGGCGTTACAACGATCCGCTAATGGACATCTGGCAAAACATATTAAGACGACCTATCCGGTAGCCTTGATTGATGAATTCCAAGATACCGACCCCGTACAGTACCGTATTTTCCAAACGATTTATCAACCAGAGAGTGATCAAGAGACGGCCGATAAAAGTGCGGGATTATTTATGATCGGCGATCCTAAGCAGGCGATTTACAGTTTTCGTGGTGCCGATATTTTCACCTACATGCAGGCAAGAAAAAATGTGACTGCGCACTATAGCCTCGATTATAACTATCGCTCCACAGCGGAGATGATTCATGCGGTCAATGCGTTTTTTGAATTTTCACCTTCGCCATTTATTTATAATGATGATATTCCCTTTGTCGCGGTTAAAGCGCCGAACAAAGCACGGACAACATTACATATTAATAATGACGATGATTTTGCGCAAACAGCGATCCAGTTTTTGCATCTTGTTGGTGGCGAAAATACGCAAGGTTTTAAAGACTCTATAACGATTGCCTGTGTTAATGAAATAAAAAAAATCCTGCTGTTAGCACAACGTGGTGAAGCCTACTTAGAGGATGCCAATGGGCAAAAAAGACCATTACGTGCCAATGACATCGCGATTTTAGTGCGTACGGGGAAAGAAGCCGCACAGATCCGCAAAGCCTTGATTGATGAAAATATTAACAGTGTCTATTTGTCGCTCAAAGAGAGTGTTTATGCAACGCCCTTAGCGGCGGATCTATTACGTATTTTACAGGCCTGTTTACAACCCGAAAATGAACGTCTTTTACGCAGTGCTATTGCTTGTAAATTATTCGCGCTTAACCTTGTGCAAATTCATCAATTGCAACGTAATAGTCAATTATGGGAAGAGAAGATCACACAGTTTATCGCCTATCGAGATAGTTGGAACAAAGTCGGGGTATTGGCGATGTTGCACAAACTTTTTCATGAGCAGGGGATCACTGCCCATTTACTTTCTACTGCTGGTGGCGAGAGAGAGTTGACGGATCTTCTACACCTTGCTGAATTATTACAAAAAAACAGTGTTGAATATGATGGTCATTTTGCTTTACTACGCTGGTATGGCCAACAGATTAATCGGGCTAATGGGGCGCAAAGTGAGCAAAAGCAACGCCTTGAAAGTGAAAAGGACCTACTGCAAGTAAGCACCTTGCATAAATCTAAAGGATTGGAATACAACATTGTGTTTATGCCTTATGTGGGGTTACAGCCAAGCAGTGGTGAATGTCTTTACCATGATCCCGAACAGCACGGGCAACTCTTTTATGATCTCAATAGCAGTCATGCGCACATGGTATTAACGGATAAAGAGCAATTAGCAGAGCAGCTGAGGTTATTGTACGTGGGATTAACGCGCAGTGTTTATCGCTGCTATCTCGGCATTGCCAATTATAAAAAGGGCAACGCTAAAAATAGCCCACTGACAAAAAGTGCTTTGGGTTATATCTGTCTGCAGGGGGCGAAGGATCTCTTAGCGGGGGATACCGATAAGTTACAAGCACTACTCGATGATTTAACGCGAACTTCCGATCATATTGCGACTCGTCCAGCGCCGAGTGCAGAAGAGGTGAGTTATCAACAACAACAGCCATCGACTCATTTACAGCAGCCGCCTATTTTTAAAGGTAACATCGAAAGAAATTTTTACATTAGTAGTTATTCGGCATTATCACGCCAACACAGCACGGTTGCGCAGGATGTGCAGAGTGCAACTGGGGAGTCTGTTGCGGTGATGGACCCCATCAAAAGCCCGTTTACCTTTCCGAGGGGGGCAAAACACGGTAGTTTTTTACATTATCTATTTGAGTTAATAAATTTTCAGGAAAGCGATAGTAGCCATTTGCATGCTGTTATTGATGAACAATTACAACTACATCTGTATAATCACGCTGAATTATGGACGCCTATTCTAACCACTTGGTTTGAACAAATTCTGCACCAGGAGTTACTCCCTGTACAGGGGCTGACATTGAGTCAGTTAAGTGCGCCGCAAATCAAAGTTGAGATGCAGTTTTTCATAAACATGCAATTATTGCATGCGCGAGATGTGAATAAAATTATCCAACATTTTGATCCACTTTCAGCTCGTGCCGGTGATTTACAATTTGCTAGCGTGCAAGGCTTTATTAAAGGTTTTATAGATCTAACCTTTGAGTTTCAAGGGAAATATTATCTGCTCGATTATAAATCTAATCACCTTGGTGATACTTTGCAGTGCTATAGCCAAGAGGCTATGGAGCTGGCTATGATAGAGCACCGTTATGATTTCCAGTATCAATTATATACTTTGGCATTACATCGTCTGCTGAGGTCGCGCTTACCAAATTATGATTACGAAACACATATTGGTGGTGTTTTTTATACCTTTATTCGTGGTATGCAGGGCGATAATCACTATGGCGTCTATTTCAATAAACCCAGTTTTGCCTTGATTGATGGGCTAGATAAATTATTTTCGGGGCAGACATTGCCAGCTCTAATAGAGCCAACCTTGTCATCGGAGTCACTATGTTAA
- the recD gene encoding exodeoxyribonuclease V subunit alpha gives MLSVLKQWKELGLLRAIDYHFGKFIHDIGGDNLTTLCATLCSDHLGLGHICLPLDMVVQRVNEKCLSSDINLQQFCQDHNIESLLHNDQEMHALLMESPCIGDAAPLQLQFNALYLARYAQFEQLIVDKFLYQPKIVLHGDIKTYLDALFNINYAYLWQAWCADKSQSIARLCETYLDILPDNILDWTKIEAVFTEAKGCDDLQALDKLIADTDRCDWQKVSAALALTSARCVISGGPGTGKTTTVTKLLALLLQVQPQMVIKMVAPTGKASARLTESICHAVDDLDIDEKIKALIPREATTIHRLLGVQANSNHFRHNSSKKLHLDLLLVDEASMVDLPLMAKLLMALPDHARLILLGDKDQLASVEAGAVLGDICSFIESGYSNEKAQQLAQLTGFSTLQTQTQSVANMADNLCLLRKSYRFDQFSGIGYLAKAINSGRVTNKQISSLCHEYADLSYFPNNELSFAQLDEFIVAGYRPYLSQLVAIGEANRETAKTLLHAFNQFKILCATRQGEWAVEGLNKRCERVLMKAGLITLPVNAGSSSRTAWYHGRPIMITQNNYHLGLFNGDIGLCLMDDKQQLRVYFQMSDGTVADFQTSRLPSLETVFAMTVHKSQGSEFAHTLLVLPETHLPVVTRELIYTGVTRAKKRLTLFADLALLANAVKDKTQRSSRLVSRLQMFENDNY, from the coding sequence ATGTTAAGCGTACTAAAACAATGGAAAGAACTAGGGTTGTTACGTGCTATTGATTACCACTTTGGCAAATTCATTCATGATATAGGTGGAGATAACCTCACCACCTTATGTGCCACTTTATGTAGTGACCATTTAGGGCTCGGTCATATCTGTTTGCCACTAGATATGGTTGTGCAACGGGTAAATGAAAAGTGTTTAAGTAGTGATATCAACCTACAACAATTTTGTCAGGATCATAATATTGAATCTCTGCTGCATAACGACCAAGAAATGCACGCATTGTTGATGGAATCCCCCTGTATTGGTGATGCGGCTCCCTTGCAGTTACAATTTAATGCCTTGTATTTAGCCCGTTATGCTCAATTTGAACAGTTAATTGTAGATAAATTTTTGTATCAACCAAAAATTGTTTTACACGGCGATATAAAAACGTATTTAGACGCTTTGTTTAACATTAATTACGCTTATCTTTGGCAAGCATGGTGTGCAGATAAGAGCCAATCAATCGCTCGGTTATGTGAAACTTATTTAGATATATTGCCGGACAATATTTTAGATTGGACAAAGATAGAAGCCGTTTTTACAGAAGCGAAGGGCTGTGATGATTTACAGGCACTGGATAAACTCATTGCTGATACTGATCGCTGTGATTGGCAAAAGGTGAGTGCAGCGTTAGCATTAACCTCCGCCCGTTGCGTTATCTCTGGCGGCCCCGGGACGGGCAAAACGACGACGGTGACGAAGTTATTGGCGTTGTTATTACAAGTACAACCGCAAATGGTCATAAAAATGGTTGCACCAACGGGAAAAGCTTCGGCGCGATTAACTGAGTCGATTTGCCATGCTGTCGATGACCTTGATATTGATGAAAAGATCAAAGCATTGATTCCTCGTGAAGCAACCACTATCCATCGCCTATTAGGTGTGCAAGCTAATAGCAACCATTTTCGCCATAACAGTAGTAAAAAATTGCATCTAGATTTATTGCTGGTGGATGAAGCTTCGATGGTTGATTTACCTCTGATGGCTAAGCTATTAATGGCACTTCCCGACCATGCGCGTTTAATTTTATTAGGCGATAAAGATCAATTAGCTTCGGTTGAAGCGGGGGCTGTTTTAGGTGATATTTGTTCTTTTATCGAGTCAGGCTATAGCAATGAAAAAGCGCAGCAACTTGCGCAGTTAACGGGGTTTAGCACATTACAAACGCAAACTCAAAGCGTTGCTAATATGGCAGATAATCTCTGTTTATTACGTAAAAGTTATCGCTTTGATCAATTTTCTGGCATAGGATATTTAGCCAAAGCGATAAATTCAGGGCGTGTAACTAACAAACAGATATCATCGCTCTGTCATGAATATGCAGATCTTAGCTATTTCCCCAATAATGAATTAAGTTTTGCACAATTAGATGAATTTATTGTGGCGGGTTATCGCCCTTATTTATCCCAATTAGTCGCGATAGGGGAGGCAAATCGAGAGACCGCCAAGACGTTGTTGCACGCTTTTAATCAATTTAAAATTTTGTGTGCCACGCGACAAGGAGAATGGGCTGTTGAAGGTCTTAATAAACGTTGTGAACGGGTATTAATGAAAGCAGGTCTAATAACCTTACCCGTTAATGCAGGTAGCAGTAGTCGAACTGCTTGGTATCATGGACGTCCAATTATGATCACACAAAACAATTATCATTTAGGTCTATTTAATGGTGATATCGGCCTATGTTTAATGGACGATAAACAGCAGTTACGTGTCTATTTTCAGATGAGTGATGGCACGGTTGCTGATTTTCAAACCAGTCGCTTACCGAGTTTAGAAACTGTTTTTGCGATGACGGTACATAAAAGTCAAGGGTCAGAATTTGCACATACACTGTTGGTGTTGCCAGAGACTCATCTTCCTGTTGTTACGCGAGAGCTTATCTATACAGGGGTAACGCGCGCTAAAAAAAGGCTCACACTATTTGCTGATTTAGCATTGCTGGCGAATGCGGTTAAAGATAAAACTCAGCGTTCAAGTCGACTCGTGTCGCGCTTACAAATGTTTGAAAATGATAATTATTAA
- a CDS encoding GGDEF domain-containing protein yields the protein MNLDVQTLFIANLSTSFIVAILMIVIWRTQEYCSSLGWISLSFICLISSDLLISFDDYFPSFISAVIANTIYLLWIIFLWQGVRDFQGLAFPLKSVVLSLAVFIILFSYYRYIKFDANMQIVVFSGFVLVYSILTMAVLLKPIHSKWPATEYKFTLCIVLSFAVVTLLRISNAVIDKISHEWINRDVIQQISILSYGLYSVAFALGFLWILQRHLAKQIKMREEALKAAYLLTDKLREEAERAALHDPLTLAGNRRKFIINADMERERHLRHQHPLCLAFIDIDRFKKINDKYGHDLGDKFLKSLVVHFNDILRNMDMVYRWGGEEFIILLPETSLDRALVVCERIREDVEKNMVVEQHRITISLGVTQLRAAESIQTMVQRADGLLYKAKQSGRNRIIGE from the coding sequence ATGAATTTAGATGTTCAAACGCTTTTTATTGCTAACCTTTCTACCTCATTCATTGTCGCTATTTTAATGATAGTGATTTGGAGAACGCAGGAGTATTGTTCTAGCTTAGGTTGGATCTCGTTAAGTTTTATCTGTTTGATTAGTAGTGATTTACTTATTTCATTTGACGACTATTTCCCTTCATTTATTTCAGCCGTTATTGCCAATACTATTTATCTCCTCTGGATAATTTTTTTATGGCAGGGCGTACGTGACTTTCAAGGGTTAGCATTCCCCCTTAAATCAGTTGTACTCTCTCTCGCCGTTTTCATTATTCTATTTAGTTATTATCGCTACATAAAATTTGATGCGAACATGCAAATTGTAGTATTTTCTGGATTTGTTCTTGTCTATTCCATATTGACAATGGCCGTATTATTAAAACCCATTCATAGTAAGTGGCCTGCAACCGAGTATAAATTTACCCTTTGTATTGTGCTGTCGTTTGCAGTAGTGACCCTGTTGCGTATATCGAATGCAGTTATTGATAAAATTAGCCATGAATGGATTAATCGCGATGTGATACAGCAAATATCCATATTAAGTTATGGTCTATATAGTGTCGCCTTTGCGTTAGGTTTTTTGTGGATATTGCAACGACATTTAGCTAAGCAAATAAAAATGCGTGAAGAGGCCTTAAAGGCTGCTTATCTGTTAACCGATAAATTGCGAGAAGAAGCGGAAAGAGCCGCATTACATGATCCCTTAACCTTAGCGGGTAATCGCCGTAAGTTTATTATAAATGCGGATATGGAGCGGGAACGTCATCTTCGTCATCAACATCCATTGTGCCTAGCGTTTATCGATATCGATCGTTTTAAAAAAATAAATGACAAATATGGGCATGATTTAGGTGATAAATTTTTAAAGTCATTGGTTGTCCATTTTAATGATATTCTTCGTAATATGGATATGGTCTATCGTTGGGGGGGGGAAGAATTTATTATTTTATTACCTGAAACCAGCTTGGATAGGGCGCTGGTTGTATGCGAACGTATTCGTGAGGACGTAGAAAAAAATATGGTCGTTGAGCAACATCGCATTACTATTAGTCTTGGCGTCACTCAATTAAGAGCTGCTGAAAGTATTCAAACTATGGTGCAACGTGCTGATGGTTTATTATATAAGGCGAAACAGAGCGGTAGAAATCGCATTATCGGTGAGTAA
- the ybaK gene encoding Cys-tRNA(Pro) deacylase — MTPAIDYLKKQQIDFQVHQYEHDKNGESYGLEAVQKLHLDARQVFKTLVVCLDNHQLVVAIIPVAKKLSMKLIAKHFMVKKAMMADKNDVLRSTGYVLGGVSPFAQKKRIVTVLDDSALNFPSIYVSAGKRGVEIELAASKLQQLLNAKCEGITLP; from the coding sequence ATGACTCCTGCAATAGATTATCTTAAAAAGCAACAAATCGACTTTCAAGTACATCAATATGAACACGATAAGAATGGTGAAAGTTATGGATTAGAAGCCGTACAAAAACTACATTTAGATGCGCGGCAAGTCTTCAAAACTTTAGTGGTCTGCTTAGATAATCATCAATTGGTCGTTGCTATCATTCCGGTGGCAAAAAAATTAAGTATGAAATTAATAGCGAAACATTTTATGGTTAAAAAAGCGATGATGGCAGATAAAAACGATGTACTTCGATCGACGGGATATGTATTAGGTGGTGTTAGCCCTTTTGCGCAAAAAAAAAGGATCGTAACGGTGTTAGATGATAGTGCCTTAAATTTTCCTTCAATTTATGTTAGCGCCGGTAAACGAGGCGTTGAAATCGAATTGGCCGCATCGAAACTGCAACAGTTATTAAACGCAAAGTGTGAAGGTATTACCTTGCCATAA
- a CDS encoding MarC family protein produces the protein MDQFFTLYLKLFFMMTPFFVMSVFLTMSKNLNKIEKKNVVFKSSVAVIITGLIFLLFGKYIFSMFGITLEAFKIGAGTVLFLSALDMIRGNDGDDVASNNTKRGSDFAIVPLAIPSTIGPGMIGVLMVIGAELQGIYDILVVVVALLAAVFSLAGVLLVSNRLQDLMGKQGLEILPKITGLFVSAIGAQIVFSGIKGFLF, from the coding sequence ATGGATCAATTTTTCACTTTATATCTAAAACTCTTTTTTATGATGACTCCCTTCTTTGTGATGTCTGTGTTTTTGACAATGAGTAAAAATCTTAACAAAATTGAAAAGAAAAATGTTGTTTTTAAATCGTCGGTTGCCGTTATCATTACCGGATTAATATTTTTATTATTTGGTAAATATATTTTTAGTATGTTTGGTATTACACTAGAGGCCTTTAAGATTGGTGCCGGTACCGTATTGTTTTTAAGTGCTTTGGATATGATCCGTGGCAATGATGGTGATGATGTGGCGTCTAATAACACCAAAAGAGGCAGCGACTTTGCGATTGTCCCCTTGGCGATACCGAGCACTATCGGCCCCGGGATGATCGGGGTATTGATGGTTATTGGTGCCGAATTACAAGGCATTTACGATATTCTTGTCGTTGTCGTGGCATTGCTTGCCGCTGTCTTTTCTCTTGCGGGGGTTTTGCTCGTATCCAATAGATTACAAGATTTAATGGGTAAGCAAGGTTTAGAAATTTTACCTAAAATAACGGGATTATTTGTTTCCGCGATCGGCGCGCAAATCGTTTTTTCTGGTATAAAAGGTTTTTTGTTTTAA
- the tig gene encoding trigger factor encodes MQVSVESTQGLERTLTITVAADVFEKEYDGRIRHLSKTQRVDGFRPGKVPASVIAKRFGPAIEHEVAGDVMQRNFFEAVVAEKLNPAGAPKVAPKARKKGEEFVFTATFEVYPEVELKALEELSIEKVTAEVTDADLDKMIETLRKQHATWSVVEREAADNDQVSIDFEGSIDGELFEGGKAEGFQIVLGSKRMIPGFEDGIVGKKTGEEFIIDVNFPEEYHAENLKGKAAQFSIKLNKVEEQVLPEITAEFVQKFGVENGEIDSLKSDVKKNMVRELEQSLKNEVKNAVLEALVEANEIEVPKALVEGEVNVLRKQAMERYGQQMDPKNMPELPAELFTAQAEKRVKVGLLLGELIKVNDLKVDQDKVTVLIESAASAYENPAEVVEYYKNNKEMMQNIENVALEEQAVDFVVEKAKVTEVNKSFDEVMNKTVA; translated from the coding sequence ATGCAAGTTTCTGTTGAGTCAACACAAGGTCTAGAGCGCACGCTAACTATTACTGTTGCTGCTGACGTATTTGAAAAAGAATATGATGGCCGAATCCGTCATTTATCAAAAACACAACGTGTTGATGGTTTCCGTCCAGGTAAAGTTCCTGCATCTGTTATTGCTAAACGTTTTGGCCCGGCAATTGAGCATGAAGTTGCTGGTGACGTGATGCAACGTAATTTCTTTGAAGCGGTAGTTGCGGAAAAATTAAATCCAGCTGGTGCCCCTAAAGTTGCGCCAAAAGCACGTAAAAAAGGTGAAGAATTTGTATTTACTGCAACTTTTGAGGTTTACCCTGAAGTTGAGTTAAAAGCATTAGAAGAGTTATCTATCGAAAAAGTGACTGCAGAAGTAACTGACGCTGATCTTGATAAAATGATTGAAACTTTACGTAAACAACATGCAACTTGGAGTGTTGTTGAACGTGAAGCCGCTGATAATGATCAAGTAAGTATTGATTTCGAAGGTTCAATTGATGGCGAACTTTTCGAAGGTGGTAAAGCTGAAGGTTTCCAAATTGTACTTGGTAGTAAACGCATGATCCCTGGTTTTGAAGATGGAATCGTTGGTAAAAAAACGGGTGAAGAGTTTATTATCGATGTTAACTTCCCAGAAGAATACCATGCAGAAAACCTTAAAGGTAAAGCAGCACAATTTTCTATTAAATTAAATAAAGTTGAAGAGCAGGTGTTACCTGAAATTACAGCTGAATTTGTGCAAAAATTTGGTGTTGAAAATGGTGAAATTGATAGCCTGAAAAGCGATGTTAAAAAGAACATGGTTCGTGAATTAGAGCAATCTCTTAAAAATGAAGTAAAAAATGCGGTATTAGAAGCGCTTGTTGAAGCGAATGAGATTGAAGTACCTAAAGCATTAGTTGAAGGTGAAGTGAACGTACTACGCAAGCAAGCTATGGAGCGTTACGGTCAGCAAATGGATCCTAAAAACATGCCTGAGTTACCTGCTGAACTGTTTACTGCGCAAGCAGAAAAACGTGTTAAAGTAGGCCTATTACTAGGTGAACTTATCAAGGTTAATGATTTAAAAGTTGATCAAGATAAAGTAACAGTGTTAATTGAATCTGCTGCATCAGCTTACGAAAACCCAGCTGAAGTTGTTGAATACTATAAAAACAATAAAGAGATGATGCAAAATATTGAAAATGTTGCATTGGAAGAGCAAGCTGTTGATTTTGTAGTAGAAAAAGCTAAAGTAACAGAAGTGAACAAATCGTTCGACGAAGTTATGAATAAAACAGTTGCTTAA
- the clpP gene encoding ATP-dependent Clp endopeptidase proteolytic subunit ClpP, producing the protein MSNPFAVNTNPISNALIPMVVEQTAKGERSYDIYSRLLKERVIFLTGQVEDYMANLITAQLLFLESESPEKDIYIYINSPGGSISAGMAIYDTMQFIKPEVSTVCMGMAASMGAFLLASGAPGKRHCLPNAKVMIHQPLGGFQGQASDFEIHAKEILATKQRMNELLAFHTGKDIDIIARDTDRDNFMRANEAVEYGIVDSVLSKRA; encoded by the coding sequence ATGTCAAATCCATTTGCTGTAAACACGAATCCAATTAGTAACGCGCTTATTCCAATGGTTGTGGAACAAACGGCAAAAGGCGAGCGTTCTTACGACATTTACTCACGATTATTAAAAGAACGAGTGATTTTTTTAACTGGCCAAGTAGAAGATTACATGGCTAACCTTATCACTGCACAGCTTCTTTTTTTAGAATCAGAAAGCCCTGAAAAAGATATTTATATCTATATTAATTCACCGGGCGGTTCAATCAGTGCTGGGATGGCCATTTATGATACAATGCAATTTATTAAACCTGAAGTAAGTACTGTTTGTATGGGCATGGCAGCTAGCATGGGCGCATTTTTACTAGCAAGTGGTGCACCTGGTAAACGTCACTGTTTACCGAATGCAAAAGTGATGATTCATCAACCATTAGGTGGCTTTCAGGGGCAAGCTTCTGATTTCGAAATACATGCGAAAGAGATCCTTGCAACTAAACAGCGCATGAACGAATTGTTAGCGTTCCACACAGGGAAAGATATTGACATCATAGCGCGAGATACCGATAGAGATAACTTTATGCGTGCCAATGAAGCCGTTGAGTATGGTATTGTTGATTCTGTTTTGTCTAAGCGTGCATAG